The Anaerolineales bacterium genome contains the following window.
GGCTCCCTTGATTTTCCGGCGGGATCTCGAAGTCCGCCTCGACAAGCGCCGCCGGTGCCTGAGCCCGGACGAAGGTGGTCTCGGCCCGTCCACCCAAGATCAGTTCCACCGCGTCCACCAGGATGGACTTGCCGGCACCGGTTTCGCCGGTCAGCACGACGAAACCGCCGGCAAGCTCCAGCTCCAGCTCGTCGATGATGGCGAAATCGCGGATGTGCAGGTGGCGGAGCATGGCCCCAAGCTACATGCGGATGCCGCGCAGCCGATAGTACAGCGTGCTGGCGATCAGGCCGCCGTACACCAGCGGCCAGATGAGCTGCAGTCCGATCCCGGCCAACAGGTTGAGCCCCACGTTGCTGGTGAACATCAGGATGGCATTGAAGACGGGAATGACAAGGTTGAGCAGCACACCGACGATGGCCCCGACGGCGGCCGTCAACGGCAGCCTGAGGCCGCGCCGCCGGCGAACGGCAAAGCGGATCGCCTCGGCCAGCGCCCCGCCGACCAACGGCGCCACGAAGATCCCCCAGAAACCGATCAGGTTGAGAATGCCGGTCGCCATCGCCGTGCCCAAGGCGGCGATGACAAAGGCCAGTACGAAGTCCAGTGGGGTCGCCGTCTCGAAGACGGCCTGCTGCCCGCGCACGCACTCTTTGCAGCGGTAGCCGACGGGAGTCAGCACGGCGCACTTGGTGCAGATCGGTTTCTCACAACGGTTACAGCGCAGCGTTGTCGGTCGATCGGGATGGTTGGCGCATACCAGTGCGGATTCTGTCATTCTTCATCTCTCGGATTGGAGTTTTGGCTCAGCCGGGCGGTCAGGTTTCGGTAGAAGTAACCGGGGTCCTGAAAGCGGACGAAGTTCACGTTGTGCCGGCCGGCGCGGACATCCACCCGATCGCCACTCAGCATTTCGACCGGCGTCTGGCCATCGGCGCTAATCGACGCCGGGTGCTCGCTGTAGACCGTCACCCGGACCCACGAGCCTTCGTGCAGCACGATGGCCCGGTCAACGGACAGGTGGGGCGCCACGGGCACCACCAGGATGTTGCGCAGGTCCGGCGGAAGGATTGGCCCTCCGGCCGCCAGGGCGTAGGCGGTCGATCCGGTCGGAGTAGCAACAATCAGCGCGTCAGCAGCAAAATGGGTGGCGTACCGTCCCTCGATCTCGGCCTTCAACCGCACCAGGCGGACCATGCCGCCCCGCCCGATGACGCATTCGTTGAGGACGTCCCACTCGCCCAGCAAGGCCTCACCGCGCCACAGGCTGGCGGTGAGCATCATGTGGCGCTCCAGCCAGAAGCTGCCAGCCAACAGGCGGTCCACTGCCGGGCGCCACTGGCCGCGATCGATCTCGGTCAGGAAGCCAATCCGGCCCAGGTTGACGCCTAGAATGGGGACACCGTGAGGGGCACACAGATGGCTGGCGCGCAGCACCGTGCCGTCCCCGCCGAGGGCGATCAGCAGGTCCACCTGGTGGGCTTCGATACTCTCCCGAACCGAGTCGTCCCCCAGGATGCCCTGCACGACGGGCAGCCCGCGGTCGGCAAGGAGTCCGGCGATGGCGGCCATGGTGGTGAAGGCTTCAGCCAGCTTGGGATTGGCGACGAGCGTCACCCGGCTGGGAGGGGAGGACCGAGCTTCCATGCGCAGGTATTATACGCGGCGCGGTTCGGCAGCCGTGCGAGGCCGGCGGCATGGGCCCGCCTCGTCGATTGCTCTCCTCGGATTCACTGGCGCTCGAGCTTGATCTCTACGGCCTGCAGCGCCGCCCGCAACTCGTGCTGCTGCTTGCTGGTCGTCAGGTCGCCACGGGTGCGCTCGACCACGCCCCGCACCATGTCGGTGATGCGGCGCAGGTTGCCGGTGATCGCATCCGGGAAGTCGACGGTCACCAGTAAGCCATAGATATCGTCCATCGCCGCCAGCAGGCGTTCCGCTTCCTGGCTGTGGCCGTGACGCAGGATGTCCAGCACTCGCCGGCGCAGTTCACCGGCGGCCTCGCCCAGCCCGCCCAGGTAGGAAGCGTAGTCGACGTCCAGGCCTTCGGGCTCGGGGATGGGTTCGCCGGCGACGAGGGCCCGCACCAGACTGGCTTCGGCGAATTCCTTGAGGGCGTCTTGAGTGTAGCCGGCATGCAGCAGATCGGGGTACGGGGCCAGCCCCTGCCGCAGCGCGACGGCCAGGTCGTGGGCTTCCGAGAGCTCACGGTCCGCGGTCTGCGCCTCCCCGCGGTGGACGGCCCGGATGGCGAGCGAGGCATGGCGGACCAGGGTGCGTGACTG
Protein-coding sequences here:
- a CDS encoding B-box zinc finger protein, whose protein sequence is MTESALVCANHPDRPTTLRCNRCEKPICTKCAVLTPVGYRCKECVRGQQAVFETATPLDFVLAFVIAALGTAMATGILNLIGFWGIFVAPLVGGALAEAIRFAVRRRRGLRLPLTAAVGAIVGVLLNLVIPVFNAILMFTSNVGLNLLAGIGLQLIWPLVYGGLIASTLYYRLRGIRM
- a CDS encoding NAD(+)/NADH kinase, whose amino-acid sequence is MEARSSPPSRVTLVANPKLAEAFTTMAAIAGLLADRGLPVVQGILGDDSVRESIEAHQVDLLIALGGDGTVLRASHLCAPHGVPILGVNLGRIGFLTEIDRGQWRPAVDRLLAGSFWLERHMMLTASLWRGEALLGEWDVLNECVIGRGGMVRLVRLKAEIEGRYATHFAADALIVATPTGSTAYALAAGGPILPPDLRNILVVPVAPHLSVDRAIVLHEGSWVRVTVYSEHPASISADGQTPVEMLSGDRVDVRAGRHNVNFVRFQDPGYFYRNLTARLSQNSNPRDEE
- a CDS encoding haloacid dehalogenase — encoded protein: MDQLEAIGSRIRGHLEEKNAARDRALQQSRTLVRHASLAIRAVHRGEAQTADRELSEAHDLAVALRQGLAPYPDLLHAGYTQDALKEFAEASLVRALVAGEPIPEPEGLDVDYASYLGGLGEAAGELRRRVLDILRHGHSQEAERLLAAMDDIYGLLVTVDFPDAITGNLRRITDMVRGVVERTRGDLTTSKQQHELRAALQAVEIKLERQ